One window from the genome of Treponema sp. OMZ 838 encodes:
- a CDS encoding ankyrin repeat domain-containing protein: MITIGNIGRFESIPQILNDVLNENISALEEHLIKGWKLNKEIRVGKYTDLSPLDFALIMEKFQSIKWLTEKGASLNAKEHPSFLLAVRYCNEEVIRYLVSHGAKIDVTNNVGSEAFLEAYYGERFDNFLIIQELGHTAAKYGGQLLRHAVSDRNYKVLEFLIEHGADINYNKSDMLYSNQPTPLCVAVRYVDLEMCTFLVKHGADVTIAEKDGMRPYSIALEKGDEEMAEYFKSLEPSEFHQTQNKLDELKPYKLPKTIIEFLTGENLHFDLADSDFGYIDFFKLIDTIPFKFGRQKLLRLSRSLGDYNDIYIVWNPKTKKIASYDMEHEELIDLASFDDFIGDMTKYMNLIFEY, encoded by the coding sequence ATGATAACAATCGGAAACATCGGAAGATTTGAATCTATACCGCAAATTTTAAATGATGTACTAAATGAAAATATTTCTGCATTGGAAGAACATCTAATAAAGGGATGGAAGCTTAATAAAGAAATCAGAGTAGGCAAATACACCGATCTCTCTCCTTTGGATTTTGCATTGATAATGGAAAAGTTTCAATCTATAAAATGGCTGACGGAAAAAGGAGCAAGCCTTAATGCAAAGGAGCATCCAAGTTTTCTTCTCGCAGTGAGATATTGTAATGAAGAGGTGATAAGGTATCTTGTTTCCCATGGAGCAAAGATAGATGTAACAAACAACGTAGGTTCGGAAGCTTTTTTAGAAGCGTACTATGGTGAACGCTTTGACAATTTTTTGATTATACAAGAACTTGGGCATACCGCAGCAAAATACGGCGGACAGCTCTTGCGCCACGCGGTTTCTGACCGTAATTATAAAGTTTTAGAATTTCTAATTGAACATGGAGCAGATATTAATTACAATAAGTCCGACATGTTATATTCCAATCAACCGACTCCATTGTGTGTAGCTGTAAGATATGTTGATTTGGAAATGTGTACATTTTTAGTAAAGCATGGAGCGGACGTTACGATTGCCGAAAAAGACGGCATGCGTCCATATAGCATAGCCTTGGAAAAAGGCGATGAGGAAATGGCGGAATATTTTAAATCATTAGAGCCGTCCGAGTTTCATCAAACACAAAATAAATTAGATGAATTAAAACCGTATAAATTGCCAAAAACAATAATTGAATTTTTAACCGGTGAAAACCTACACTTTGATTTAGCGGATTCCGACTTTGGATATATTGACTTCTTCAAACTGATTGATACTATTCCGTTTAAATTCGGCAGACAAAAATTATTAAGACTCTCCCGCTCTCTCGGAGATTACAATGATATTTATATTGTATGGAATCCTAAAACAAAAAAGATTGCAAGCTATGATATGGAGCATGAAGAGCTCATCGATTTGGCAAGCTTTGATGATTTTATAGGAGATATGACAAAATACATGAATTTGATTTTTGAATACTGA
- a CDS encoding methyl-accepting chemotaxis protein, producing the protein MAETTAMQEYQNPPKSILIFDLCTNLGWIAANFVTSPFVGSTGSLSEVVRTKAFIIGILLAAINPIIRYKIMIPAIIDWKRNPDKAKKYIVLYERLVMIIPLVIAFTIPFFISIEMGLIGNVGIFLSAVFSTIGNIFLIGSLFASSTIRSFEKWASFVPIEEGTLSLSMLKRVAFMSVTCIFAVVLLVLAPIVRYQQHDTHTKLITAVLPLFIYGLVFSVFNLLAIIRSFERRIALIQQIIRKLANGDYRQEMLSAWTRDDIALLLLDFNKLLTFNKNFLTELNESVTVSTHTAEALSSNMKITSTAAEKIGESVSFVRDHIKEQSSGVLEMQENIHQAIENIEDLDNSIETQSTSIGQAVFVIERMVADIQSVTHTIENTVDSIKLLNSAADAGNTAVSNAHTIVKNISEESEGLLEASNVIQHIASQTNLLAMNAAIEAAHAGDIGKGFAVVADEIRKLAEESSTQGKTITTVLKTLKEKIEALNSVAEETAIQFAEIMRQLSTVNSGSNTIMESVTKQNDGNAQVLEAVKEINVITAKVKQSSLQIRSGNTEVGKEMTRLVEISQNIDSTMNIVNDGTKQIKTIIGEVIDSSAKNRNAVLNIMKYLEQLSL; encoded by the coding sequence ATGGCAGAAACAACAGCAATGCAGGAATATCAAAATCCTCCTAAAAGCATTCTTATTTTTGATTTATGTACAAATCTCGGATGGATAGCGGCGAATTTTGTTACCTCACCTTTCGTTGGGAGTACCGGTAGTTTAAGCGAGGTTGTCAGAACAAAAGCTTTTATTATCGGCATCCTGTTGGCAGCGATCAATCCTATCATACGTTACAAAATTATGATTCCTGCAATCATAGACTGGAAACGGAATCCGGACAAAGCAAAAAAGTATATCGTACTATATGAAAGACTTGTTATGATTATCCCGCTTGTAATAGCCTTTACCATTCCTTTTTTTATTTCTATAGAAATGGGGTTGATAGGAAATGTCGGCATCTTCTTATCCGCAGTCTTTAGTACGATTGGAAATATTTTTTTAATCGGAAGTTTGTTTGCTTCAAGTACGATTAGAAGTTTTGAAAAATGGGCATCATTCGTTCCAATCGAAGAAGGTACGCTCTCTCTTTCTATGTTAAAGCGCGTGGCGTTTATGTCCGTTACCTGTATTTTTGCAGTTGTTCTTTTAGTGCTTGCACCGATTGTACGGTACCAGCAACATGATACCCATACCAAGCTGATTACAGCAGTTTTACCGCTTTTTATATATGGTTTAGTTTTTTCAGTATTTAATTTATTGGCCATCATACGTTCATTTGAAAGAAGAATAGCGTTGATACAGCAAATTATTAGAAAATTAGCAAACGGAGATTATCGGCAAGAAATGCTTAGTGCATGGACACGGGATGATATAGCTCTGTTATTATTAGACTTTAATAAATTACTTACATTTAATAAAAACTTCTTAACAGAACTGAATGAAAGTGTTACCGTTTCAACTCATACGGCAGAGGCGTTGTCTTCCAATATGAAGATAACTTCTACGGCTGCTGAGAAGATTGGCGAGAGTGTATCTTTTGTGCGGGATCATATTAAAGAGCAGTCGAGTGGTGTTTTAGAAATGCAGGAAAACATCCATCAAGCTATAGAGAATATCGAAGACCTTGATAATAGTATTGAAACACAATCGACTTCTATCGGCCAAGCTGTTTTCGTTATTGAACGGATGGTTGCCGATATTCAATCGGTTACTCACACGATAGAAAATACCGTTGATTCGATTAAACTTTTAAATAGTGCTGCCGATGCCGGTAATACCGCAGTATCGAATGCTCATACCATTGTAAAAAACATCAGTGAAGAATCTGAAGGCTTGCTGGAAGCGAGCAATGTCATTCAACATATTGCAAGTCAAACCAACTTGCTTGCAATGAATGCCGCAATCGAGGCAGCTCATGCAGGGGATATCGGCAAGGGGTTCGCGGTTGTCGCTGATGAAATTAGGAAACTTGCAGAAGAATCAAGCACGCAAGGCAAGACCATTACGACAGTGTTGAAAACACTGAAAGAAAAAATTGAAGCATTGAATTCGGTTGCGGAAGAAACTGCTATTCAGTTTGCAGAAATTATGCGGCAACTCTCGACGGTTAATAGCGGTAGTAATACTATTATGGAATCGGTGACGAAACAAAATGACGGTAATGCACAAGTGCTCGAAGCTGTCAAAGAAATCAATGTCATAACGGCAAAGGTTAAGCAAAGTTCTTTACAAATACGCTCAGGTAATACGGAAGTTGGTAAAGAAATGACAAGGCTTGTTGAAATTTCTCAAAATATCGACAGTACGATGAATATCGTCAATGACGGCACAAAACAAATAAAAACGATCATCGGAGAGGTTATCGACAGCAGTGCAAAGAACCGGAACGCCGTATTAAACATTATGAAATATCTTGAACAGCTGTCGCTGTAA
- a CDS encoding RlmE family RNA methyltransferase: MGNQYREPDYWSRKAFAEGYPARSVYKLEEMQKKFNLFGKNDSVLDLGAAPGSWTTFLLRFLSPEGRVCAVDLQPLSESIRDPRLSFFQGDLTAAAMAAAVKNCGPYRSVICDAAPATTGNKTVDTARSAALVDMALYYAETQLEAHGSFVVKIFQGGSEQQYLQQMRKLFKTARAFKPEACRRSSFETYLLGLDFKSRV; this comes from the coding sequence ATGGGAAATCAGTATCGGGAACCGGACTATTGGTCGCGGAAGGCTTTTGCGGAAGGTTATCCTGCGCGGTCGGTCTATAAATTAGAAGAAATGCAAAAAAAATTTAATCTATTCGGGAAAAATGACAGCGTGCTTGACCTTGGCGCCGCTCCGGGGAGCTGGACAACATTTTTGCTCAGGTTTCTTTCTCCGGAAGGGCGCGTCTGTGCAGTGGATTTGCAGCCCCTTTCGGAATCGATACGGGATCCGCGGCTTTCGTTTTTCCAAGGAGATCTGACCGCGGCTGCTATGGCGGCTGCGGTAAAAAACTGCGGCCCCTACCGTTCCGTTATCTGCGACGCGGCGCCCGCCACCACTGGCAATAAAACCGTCGATACCGCTCGCTCCGCCGCCCTTGTCGATATGGCGCTTTACTATGCCGAAACACAACTTGAAGCTCACGGCAGCTTTGTCGTTAAAATCTTTCAAGGCGGCAGCGAACAGCAGTACCTACAGCAGATGCGAAAGCTATTTAAAACCGCCCGCGCCTTTAAGCCCGAAGCATGCCGCCGCAGCAGCTTCGAAACCTACCTACTCGGCCTAGACTTTAAAAGCCGTGTGTAA
- a CDS encoding FtsX-like permease family protein, whose amino-acid sequence MKRTDLAWILFVLRRFNAADTKGRSAITGILSVLGIAFGVTVLIVILAVMNGFQRSFIDTILQVSSAHVQLYGSEAALEQAKAVGGFQSFYVFSETQTIMQGNYGRQQPAILRAVPETILSDDRGFAGAVTMMEGDFNLSAPHSVVLGYELARMLSVSAGDKISLLALSGTADTDIFPEDAECTVAGLMKTGYYAIDAGFAFMSTETGALLCGTQQELSAAVKLQNSEADGIYIARISAAVPELKAESWRTYNQAFFGALRIEKNTMFMLVFLIFVVVTVNIYNGMRRSIYERREEISVLASLGAKKEHIQALFIANGFTIGLLGASIGLLLGLLLSADINRVFLLAEYLVNAVIEAANILLEHTFFTGFSIFSPQYFYIDSVPVRIFFSEVFLVFLFGVFSASFAASIAARKILTLKPAEVLRYE is encoded by the coding sequence GTGAAGCGTACTGATCTTGCATGGATTTTGTTCGTATTGCGGCGGTTTAATGCCGCAGATACCAAGGGGCGTTCGGCGATTACCGGAATCCTTTCCGTACTGGGGATTGCCTTCGGGGTTACGGTCTTGATTGTTATCCTTGCTGTGATGAATGGTTTTCAGCGCAGCTTTATCGATACCATTTTGCAGGTAAGCTCGGCGCACGTACAGTTGTACGGATCCGAAGCGGCTCTGGAACAGGCGAAGGCCGTAGGCGGGTTCCAATCCTTTTATGTATTTTCAGAGACGCAAACAATAATGCAGGGCAACTACGGCAGGCAGCAGCCGGCAATACTCCGCGCCGTACCTGAAACGATATTAAGCGATGACCGCGGCTTTGCCGGCGCTGTAACAATGATGGAAGGTGACTTTAACCTTAGTGCGCCGCATTCCGTTGTGCTCGGATACGAGCTTGCCCGTATGCTTTCGGTTTCTGCCGGAGATAAGATTTCGCTCCTCGCGCTTTCGGGCACCGCGGATACCGATATTTTTCCGGAGGATGCTGAATGCACGGTCGCCGGTTTAATGAAGACCGGCTATTATGCAATCGATGCAGGCTTTGCTTTTATGTCAACGGAGACCGGCGCGTTGCTGTGCGGCACTCAGCAGGAGCTGTCAGCCGCAGTAAAGCTTCAAAATTCGGAGGCTGACGGGATATATATCGCCCGCATTTCTGCCGCCGTGCCCGAATTGAAGGCAGAATCATGGCGCACCTATAATCAAGCGTTTTTCGGAGCCTTGCGTATCGAAAAAAATACGATGTTTATGCTCGTTTTTTTGATCTTTGTGGTGGTTACGGTGAATATTTACAACGGAATGCGCCGTTCCATCTATGAACGGCGGGAAGAAATTTCGGTACTTGCTTCGTTGGGTGCTAAAAAAGAACATATCCAAGCCCTCTTTATCGCTAACGGTTTTACGATCGGGCTTTTGGGCGCTTCCATCGGCTTGCTTTTAGGACTGCTGCTTTCCGCGGACATCAATCGGGTCTTTTTATTGGCTGAATATTTGGTAAATGCCGTCATTGAAGCGGCAAATATTTTGTTGGAGCACACATTTTTTACGGGCTTTAGTATTTTCAGTCCTCAATACTTTTACATCGATTCGGTACCCGTGCGTATTTTCTTCAGCGAAGTTTTTTTAGTATTCTTATTCGGCGTCTTTTCTGCGAGTTTTGCCGCTTCAATTGCAGCTCGAAAAATTCTAACCCTTAAACCTGCGGAGGTGCTGCGCTATGAATAA
- a CDS encoding GNAT family N-acetyltransferase has protein sequence MLHLEKVNGKNIWDILKLQVSETQKSFVAANDISIIEAYIAITTNGYAFPFGIYDNETPVGFLMIGFDVHDYWIDAPEIAKGNYNLWRLMIDKAYQNNGFGKEAVKLALDFVKTFPCGKAEYCWLSYEPENQVARKLYNSFGFVETGDMDGEELIAVLKL, from the coding sequence ATGCTTCATTTGGAAAAAGTAAACGGGAAAAACATTTGGGATATTCTGAAACTGCAGGTATCGGAAACACAGAAAAGCTTTGTTGCTGCCAACGATATAAGCATCATTGAAGCCTACATTGCAATCACCACAAATGGTTATGCATTTCCATTCGGGATATATGACAATGAAACACCGGTCGGATTTTTGATGATCGGTTTTGATGTTCATGACTATTGGATTGATGCACCTGAAATAGCAAAAGGGAATTATAATCTTTGGCGTCTGATGATTGATAAAGCGTATCAAAACAATGGATTTGGAAAAGAAGCAGTTAAATTGGCTCTAGATTTTGTTAAGACTTTTCCTTGCGGAAAAGCTGAATATTGTTGGTTGTCTTATGAACCTGAAAATCAGGTTGCGCGTAAACTATATAACTCATTCGGTTTTGTCGAAACAGGAGATATGGATGGGGAAGAACTTATCGCAGTGTTAAAGCTATAA
- the fusA gene encoding elongation factor G, translating to MGIGTENIRTIAIAGHGQSGKTTLIENLAAVTGTIARAESVAGGKTVSDYTPEEIERKISIYSALVSTNWNDTVINFWDTPGSSDFMGEVIAAFRSAETGLMVLDAKSGVQIETIKYWRDLDRRNKPRLVFVNKMDEDRADFNHAMQDVKTQFKADVFAVTFPIGKGAEFTGIVDVLHGTAYQTDSNGKEKEIPIPDSAKKQYEEMREVLAGAAAEGDEDLLVKFIDEGELSSDEIAKGLTLAMKNNRIVPIFAGAAQTGLGLTALLRFITEILPSPVGCLERAVKGEEECTIKIDQEPAFSGFIVKTANDQFSGRLSYIKVITGTLVSDAEVYNINEQKKERVGKLYRAAGKKLTEVKELVAGDVGVAVKLAAAKTNDTLAASQDCPPFVKLRNPDPIYSLAVAALDKKNDDKLGEQLLRACEEDMTLSFVYNPETKQNVFSGMGDLHTSIVLDRIKKQTKIEVQTSIPRIAYRETIRQKAQAEYTHKKQSGGHGQFGRVVLAIEPLERGAKYSFTNAVFGGAISKGYIPGVEKGVKEAMENGVMAGYPVVDVGTTVLDGKEHPVDSSEMAFKIAARNAFKNAMRNAGPILLEPIMNLTVYVETAYLGDIMSDLSSRRGRILGQSQLANGIEEIRAQVPHKELLRYAIDLRSMTSGTGSFEMSFDHYDPISGKIADEVVAAAKAFIEEQDE from the coding sequence ATGGGAATTGGAACAGAGAACATAAGAACGATTGCGATTGCAGGGCACGGACAGTCCGGCAAAACAACACTTATTGAAAATCTTGCGGCAGTAACGGGTACAATTGCACGGGCAGAATCGGTTGCAGGCGGTAAAACGGTCAGCGACTATACACCCGAAGAAATAGAGCGGAAAATTTCGATATATTCGGCATTAGTGTCAACAAATTGGAACGATACGGTAATCAATTTCTGGGATACTCCCGGCTCTTCGGACTTTATGGGCGAAGTTATCGCGGCTTTCCGGTCGGCGGAAACGGGATTGATGGTACTCGATGCAAAATCGGGAGTACAGATTGAAACCATTAAATATTGGAGAGACCTTGACCGCCGGAATAAACCCCGTTTGGTTTTTGTTAATAAGATGGATGAAGACCGTGCTGACTTTAATCACGCAATGCAGGATGTAAAAACACAGTTCAAGGCGGATGTCTTTGCGGTTACCTTCCCGATAGGAAAAGGCGCCGAGTTTACCGGTATTGTTGACGTACTCCACGGTACGGCATATCAAACAGATTCAAACGGTAAAGAAAAGGAAATACCTATTCCCGATTCGGCAAAAAAACAATATGAAGAAATGCGCGAGGTACTCGCAGGGGCTGCAGCGGAAGGCGACGAAGATTTATTGGTAAAATTTATCGACGAAGGCGAACTCAGCAGCGATGAAATTGCCAAGGGGCTCACGCTCGCGATGAAGAACAATAGAATTGTGCCGATCTTTGCCGGAGCCGCGCAAACAGGACTCGGGTTAACGGCTCTTTTACGCTTTATCACCGAGATTTTGCCTTCTCCTGTAGGCTGTTTGGAACGTGCGGTAAAGGGTGAAGAAGAGTGTACAATCAAAATCGATCAGGAGCCTGCATTCTCCGGCTTTATCGTTAAAACCGCAAATGATCAGTTTTCCGGGCGGCTTTCGTACATCAAAGTTATTACCGGTACGCTCGTATCGGATGCAGAAGTATATAACATCAATGAACAAAAGAAAGAACGCGTCGGTAAGTTATACCGCGCTGCGGGAAAGAAACTGACCGAAGTAAAAGAACTTGTAGCCGGAGATGTCGGCGTCGCGGTTAAACTTGCGGCAGCAAAAACCAACGATACACTTGCCGCCTCTCAAGATTGCCCGCCGTTTGTAAAACTGCGCAATCCCGATCCTATCTATTCGCTTGCAGTTGCCGCCCTCGATAAGAAAAACGACGACAAACTCGGCGAGCAGCTGCTCCGCGCCTGCGAGGAGGACATGACGCTTTCTTTTGTCTACAACCCCGAAACAAAGCAGAATGTATTCTCCGGCATGGGAGACTTGCATACCTCTATCGTGCTTGACCGCATTAAAAAGCAGACAAAGATTGAAGTGCAAACTTCTATTCCCCGCATAGCCTACCGCGAAACCATTCGGCAAAAAGCGCAAGCAGAGTATACGCATAAAAAACAGTCGGGCGGACACGGACAGTTCGGACGAGTCGTACTGGCGATTGAACCGCTGGAGCGCGGCGCAAAATACAGCTTTACCAATGCGGTATTCGGCGGTGCGATTTCCAAGGGCTACATTCCCGGTGTTGAAAAGGGCGTAAAAGAAGCAATGGAGAACGGTGTCATGGCGGGCTATCCCGTTGTCGATGTCGGTACGACGGTGTTGGACGGTAAAGAGCATCCGGTAGACTCTTCCGAAATGGCCTTTAAGATCGCCGCCCGAAACGCATTCAAAAATGCAATGCGTAATGCAGGTCCTATCCTTCTGGAACCGATTATGAATTTAACGGTCTATGTGGAAACGGCCTACCTCGGCGATATTATGAGCGATCTTTCTTCACGCCGCGGTCGCATTCTCGGACAGTCTCAACTTGCAAACGGTATTGAAGAAATTCGCGCGCAGGTACCGCACAAAGAATTGCTCCGCTACGCTATCGATCTGCGCTCAATGACCAGCGGTACCGGCTCTTTCGAAATGTCGTTTGATCATTACGATCCGATATCCGGTAAAATTGCCGATGAAGTAGTTGCCGCTGCCAAGGCATTTATCGAAGAACAAGACGAGTAA
- a CDS encoding ABC transporter ATP-binding protein — protein sequence MNKPILALTNVSKTFQSEADSIRILHNLDLIIEQPAKIAVVGESGCGKSTFLNIVGGLEQADSGEIIAGGYELHRLNESGLTDYRRFYLGFIFQFHYLLKDFTAIENVMLPALIAGMPKKEVKEKAAALLQDVKLEMRLNHFPAQLSGGERQRAAVARALINDPSLILADEPTGNLDPANARGVQELLFSIADKHRKTLIIVTHDQGIAVDTDLCYRLEQGKLQLL from the coding sequence ATGAATAAACCGATTTTAGCGCTGACAAACGTTTCAAAAACTTTTCAGTCTGAGGCTGACTCAATCCGTATTTTACATAACTTAGACCTGATAATCGAACAACCGGCAAAAATCGCCGTAGTAGGGGAGTCCGGTTGCGGAAAAAGCACTTTTTTGAATATTGTCGGCGGCTTGGAACAGGCTGATTCGGGAGAGATTATTGCGGGCGGATATGAACTGCACCGGCTCAATGAAAGCGGATTGACGGACTACCGCCGCTTTTACCTCGGCTTTATCTTTCAGTTTCATTACTTGCTCAAAGATTTTACCGCCATCGAAAATGTGATGCTGCCCGCACTTATCGCAGGTATGCCGAAAAAAGAGGTAAAAGAGAAGGCGGCTGCCCTTTTGCAGGATGTCAAGTTGGAAATGCGGCTCAATCACTTTCCCGCTCAGCTGTCGGGGGGAGAGCGGCAGCGGGCAGCCGTTGCCCGTGCGCTTATCAATGACCCTTCGCTCATTTTAGCCGATGAGCCGACCGGCAATCTCGATCCTGCAAATGCGCGCGGGGTACAGGAACTGCTCTTTTCAATAGCGGATAAGCACCGTAAAACGCTTATCATCGTAACGCATGATCAAGGGATTGCCGTCGACACTGACCTGTGCTACCGGCTTGAGCAAGGGAAGCTGCAGCTCTTATGA
- a CDS encoding ABC transporter permease, which translates to MNFLLAWKLALRYLGLNAGKAVSNARKSLIGAVWGIGISIIPLVIVLVVSDGMIKGITSRMIELGSGHLQVLDLRPAPRSAQTADDRKQSAQEVFDSIRMNAHPVLTGSRRQQEGTGLLIGKTGRSGGTIRAIDAGYFTENPAARNLLTVVDGSLEFDGTRSILLGKKIAEQTGLKVGDSCSLLTLLPQYSGNQTKPKLTRFKVGGILSSGYQELDALWIFIPLASADAVLSPQSSLSALTVSIADPFNDTLLMDAKDTIQQLLPAGFSVYTWQDLNRSQFYSFQTSKNLLMFIMFLILLAASVNVSSAMVMLIMERRKEIAILKATGAHPFFITLSFLIAGLFTGAAGLCIGLTGGILAALHINELFVAFEHVINAGQSALYYMLGKTGSPETIRLLAPEYYLEYIPISLNAAELYIIAAGTLILSVIVCLLPAVYAGKEKPLDSMRKV; encoded by the coding sequence ATGAACTTTTTATTGGCATGGAAGCTGGCGCTGCGGTATCTGGGGCTGAATGCGGGAAAGGCAGTTTCAAACGCGCGGAAGAGTTTAATCGGCGCTGTCTGGGGAATCGGTATCAGTATTATCCCCTTGGTTATCGTGCTTGTGGTGTCAGACGGGATGATCAAGGGTATTACCTCCCGCATGATTGAACTCGGCAGCGGGCATTTGCAGGTACTCGATCTGCGTCCTGCACCCCGCAGCGCACAAACCGCCGATGACCGGAAGCAGAGCGCTCAAGAGGTTTTTGATTCAATCCGCATGAACGCACATCCGGTGCTCACCGGTTCTCGGCGGCAGCAGGAAGGTACCGGTTTACTTATCGGCAAGACCGGCCGTAGCGGAGGCACAATACGGGCGATAGATGCGGGCTATTTTACTGAAAATCCCGCTGCACGGAACCTGTTAACGGTGGTAGACGGCAGTCTTGAGTTCGACGGTACCCGTTCTATCTTGCTCGGCAAAAAGATTGCGGAGCAAACCGGTCTTAAAGTCGGGGACAGTTGCTCGCTGCTCACGCTACTTCCGCAGTATTCAGGTAATCAGACAAAACCGAAGCTCACCCGTTTTAAGGTTGGCGGTATTCTTTCCTCCGGTTATCAGGAATTGGATGCATTATGGATTTTTATCCCATTGGCATCTGCCGATGCAGTGTTGTCGCCTCAGTCCTCGTTGAGCGCTCTTACGGTCAGCATTGCAGATCCTTTTAATGATACTTTGCTTATGGACGCAAAAGATACCATTCAGCAACTGTTGCCGGCGGGATTTTCGGTATATACGTGGCAGGATCTAAACCGCTCTCAATTTTATTCATTTCAGACTTCAAAGAATCTTTTGATGTTCATCATGTTTTTGATTCTTCTTGCTGCCTCGGTCAATGTTTCGTCGGCAATGGTGATGCTCATCATGGAGCGGCGGAAGGAAATTGCAATTCTTAAAGCGACCGGCGCGCATCCGTTTTTTATTACCCTGTCGTTTTTAATTGCAGGTCTCTTTACGGGAGCGGCAGGGCTCTGTATCGGCTTAACCGGCGGTATCCTTGCGGCCTTACACATCAACGAATTGTTTGTTGCTTTTGAACATGTAATCAATGCGGGACAGAGCGCACTCTATTATATGCTGGGAAAAACGGGCAGCCCCGAAACTATCCGTCTCTTAGCGCCCGAATACTATTTGGAATATATTCCCATTTCCTTAAATGCGGCTGAACTGTATATAATTGCTGCCGGAACGCTCATTCTGTCGGTGATTGTCTGCCTGCTGCCTGCCGTATATGCAGGTAAAGAAAAACCCTTGGACAGTATGCGGAAAGTATAG
- a CDS encoding polyprenyl synthetase family protein translates to MNDEFKQRLEKIEGALRTAFLPDVPETAAEQSPIALLSAPCASLVSGGGKRWRPLLAVLAYQLAGGSGDDIYTLTPLIEGIHTASLIHDDIEDNSELRRGQPAAHVAYGLDSALNSGSWLYFRALQSLEDYQAPAGIKLDLYAAALTHIRSLHEGQALDIHWHRTAGFFPSRQDYELMISLKTGALAALAAYTGMRAAGKEHEESNVFASLFAGAGIGFQILDDVKNISTGNAGKKRGDDIVEGKKSLPVILHIEKHPEDAAALTAYFEQARQEGIDSPAVEKAIALLGSSGSITEAEKQGKKRSIPYWISLMHGTVAR, encoded by the coding sequence ATGAATGATGAATTTAAGCAACGGCTTGAAAAGATTGAAGGCGCACTGCGCACTGCATTTTTACCCGATGTACCGGAGACCGCTGCAGAACAAAGTCCTATAGCACTTTTATCCGCTCCGTGCGCCTCGTTGGTGTCCGGCGGCGGAAAACGTTGGAGACCGCTGCTTGCGGTTCTTGCCTATCAGCTTGCAGGGGGCAGCGGTGATGACATTTACACACTTACGCCGCTCATAGAAGGAATCCACACAGCAAGTCTTATCCATGATGATATAGAAGACAATTCCGAACTGCGCCGCGGACAACCTGCCGCACACGTGGCCTACGGACTCGATTCGGCGCTCAATTCAGGCAGCTGGCTTTACTTTCGGGCATTGCAATCGCTCGAAGACTATCAGGCTCCTGCCGGCATAAAGCTCGATTTATATGCCGCGGCGCTTACGCATATCCGTTCCTTGCATGAGGGGCAGGCACTCGATATCCACTGGCATCGGACTGCCGGCTTTTTTCCCTCACGGCAGGATTATGAGCTGATGATCAGTTTAAAGACCGGGGCGCTCGCTGCGCTTGCAGCCTATACCGGTATGCGTGCTGCGGGAAAAGAACATGAAGAAAGCAATGTTTTTGCATCGCTTTTTGCAGGAGCCGGAATCGGTTTCCAGATACTCGATGATGTAAAAAATATCAGCACGGGAAATGCCGGAAAAAAACGCGGCGACGATATTGTGGAAGGGAAAAAGAGTTTACCTGTAATCCTGCATATCGAAAAACATCCGGAAGATGCTGCGGCGCTTACCGCTTATTTTGAACAAGCGCGGCAAGAGGGCATTGATTCCCCTGCGGTAGAAAAAGCGATAGCATTGCTGGGCTCAAGCGGTTCGATTACCGAAGCAGAAAAGCAAGGAAAAAAAAGATCGATTCCGTACTGGATCAGCTTGATGCACGGTACGGTAGCACGGTAA